One Scleropages formosus chromosome 8, fSclFor1.1, whole genome shotgun sequence DNA window includes the following coding sequences:
- the LOC108918078 gene encoding creatine kinase B-type has protein sequence MPFGNTHNKMKMNYSAEQEFPDLSKHNNHMAKVLTLDMYERLRDKETSSGFTLDDVIQTGVDNPGHPFIMTVGCVAGDEETYDVFKELLDPVIEDRHGGYKPTDKHKTDLNPENLQGGDDLDPNYVLSSRVRTGRSIHGFCLPPHCSRGERRTIEALAIDSLSVLDGDLKGKYYALKNMTEEEQQQLIDDHFLFDKPVSPLLLASGMARDWPDARGIWHNDNKTFLVWVNEEDHLRVISMQKGGNMREVFTRFCTGLTKIEALFKEKGHEFMWNEHLGYVLTCPSNLGTGLRAGVHVKLPNLSKHDKFGEVLKRLRLQKRGTGGVDTAAVGGVFDISNADRLGFSEVELVQMVVDGVNLLIEMEKQLENGESIDDLIPDQK, from the exons ATGCCCTTCGGCAACACCCACAACAAGATGAAGATGAACTACTCCGCGGAGCAGGAGTTTCCCGACCTCAGCAAGCACAACAACCACATGGccaaggtgctcaccctggATATGTACGAGCGGTTGCGGGACAAGGAGACTTCCAGTGGCTTCACTCTCGATGATGTCATTCAGACTGGCGTTGACAATCCAG GACATCCCTTCATCATGACGGTGGGCTGCGTGGCTGGAGATGAGGAGACCTATGATGTCTTCAAGGAACTCCTGGACCCTGTCATTGAGGACCGACATGGTGGATACAAACCCACAGATAAACACAAGACTGATCTCAACCCAGAGAACCTACAG GGGGGTGACGACCTGGATCCCAACTACGTGCTGAGCTCCAGAGTCCGGACTGGAAGAAGCATCCATGGATTCTGCCTGCCACCGCACTGCAGTCGTGGGGAGCGACGCACCATTGAGGCCCTAGCCATTGATA GCTTAAGTGTCCTGGATGGTGACCTGAAAGGCAAATACTATGCTCTGAAAAACATGACAGaggaggaacagcagcagctgatTGATGACCACTTCCTGTTTGACAAGCCTGTCTCTCCTCTGCTGCTGGCTTCTGGAATGGCACGGGATTGGCCTGATGCGAGGGGAATCTG GCACAATGACAACAAAACCTTCCTGGTCTGGGTGAATGAGGAGGACCACCTGCGTGTGATATCCATGCAAAAGGGAGGCAACATGAGGGAGGTCTTCACCCGCTTCTGTACCGGTCTCACTAAG ATTGAGGCCCTGTTCAAGGAAAAGGGTCACGAATTCATGTGGAACGAGCACCTGGGTTATGTCTTGACATGTCCCTCAAATCTTGGTACTGGCCTCCGAGCTGGTGTGCACGTCAAGCTGCCCAACCTCAGCAAGCATGACAAGTTTGGTGAGGTTCTCAAGAGACTGAGGCTTCAGAAGCGTGGAACAG GTGGCGTGGACACTGCTGCTGTCGGTGGAGTTTTTGACATCTCCAATGCTGACCGGCTGGGCTTCTCTGAAGTGGAGCTGGTGCAGATGGTGGTGGATGGTGTGAACTTGCTGATTGAGATGGAAAAGCAGCTGGAGAACGGGGAGTCTATTGATGACCTCATTCCTGACCAAAAGTGA